One window of the Corticium candelabrum chromosome 7, ooCorCand1.1, whole genome shotgun sequence genome contains the following:
- the LOC134181746 gene encoding uncharacterized protein K02A2.6-like encodes MVDQEPQASNGRAQIADAPRGPLLGKPSRYVPGGDWPSYTEQMDFFFVANGVSNAQHKKAILLTNVPTETFQLIKDLLAPTPPSDGGVTYEQIVQVVKDHVKPGQSPLVSRYEFDTRVRKSTESVSDFVKVLRHLAAKCKFHDDQRNERLRDRFIAGIKDDRMLRTLLGETLTDLTFDKAVQRCVAMEQASRDVETLRGEAGLQPRPHEDTVGMAEVHQMTTGSTTCYRCGGAHEARECRFRTATCFRCQKQGHVQRMCRTKPGPRKEVQSDKGPIRKENKKKPAMKCLEAWEKEEHSESDSDLYNLFSLGRNHAMEVQVQIERKPIVMELDTGAAVSVISHEEYKRKLRQQVSIKETDLLLHTYTGETVKPMGVCTVNVEHNHQKQQLPLYVLPGKGPALLGREWLKAIRLQWSLLHLNATQELEDLLARHPNVFGLGLGRMKGIKARIALRSDSTPRFWKARPVAFARKKAVEQELDRLESEDVIERVQHSEWAAPIVTPVKKGGNVRICGDFKVTVNPQLEIDTYPLPRIEEIYAGLGGGKHFTVIDLKQAYLQMELQEDSQLAMTINTHRGLYRFKRLPFGVASAPAIWQRAMEQVLMGIPGTRCYLDDIIITGHTLEDHLTNLEMVLHRLEEYGLKANKGKCKFLSDSVEYCGHIISAKGLHTSEKKTRAITQMPVPSSIQQLRSFLGMIQYYARFLPNLSTELAPLHDLLKKDAPWEWGEDQGKSFTKVKQMLLQDRILTHFDPGLPVTLACDSSSYGLGAVLSHMFPDGSERPIAYASRSLSGAEKQYAQIEKEALALYWGVKKFRLYLEGHRFTLITDHQPLKFILSPDKAIPVTAAARLQRWSLFLGAFTYDIQYRPTGQHANCDGLSRLPVDDEIPDRTDDTAIFYNSIVDTLPVTAKDIERASRQDRLISQVMEMVQQGGQSLDTEKELIPFNRRRNELITHQGVLMWGSRVVVPTKLRARVLETLHEGHPGMVKMKGLARSFVWWPGIDGDIEREVRHCVGCQENARTPGRGPLHRWEYPAKPWQRLHVDFAGPLDGQMYLLVIDAYSKWPEIFSMRSTVAEETVATLRTLFARLGLPDQVISDNGPQFTSECFRMFMCKNGIRHVTGAPYHPATNGQAERLMQSFKRAMKAEKRERTAQHKLDRFLLSYRNSPQATTGQSPAQLLLGRNIKSRLDLVKPSVEREVNSKLIQNEYRPPKGFAKGQAIWFRNYHLGPKWLVGTVEDQTGPVSYRVATPTRTHRLHADQMRSGPHPEGVPSKDTGSKTEEVALSQPLPGREPVTGQEGETQTQQEMDSRQEAPNECQIPEPPTPVPEGGNATCTREKSFNYSVIRTRRVVEQAFGRLKGRWQVTAHSNLKNPEFASQVATVACALHNICERHNCPFEEDWLPEDAAYNNDVVGPPHHHVVDDDAQRVRDTLADWVHAINPRH; translated from the exons atggtcGATCAAGAACCACAAGCTAGCAACGGCAGAGCACAGATAGCAGACGCACCCCGTGGACCACTGCTAGGGAAGCCGAGTCGCTACGTTCCGGGAGGAGATTGGCCAAGCTATACGGAACAGATGGATTTCTTCTTCGTGGCTAATGGTGTGTCAAACGCGCAGCACAAGAAAGCAATCTTGCTGACGAATGTTCCCACAGAAACATTCCAATTGATCAAGGACCTGTTGGCGCCAACACCACCTAGCGACGGCGGCGTCACATATGAACAGATCGTACAGGTGGTAAAGGACCACGTCAAGCCCGGACAATCTCCTCTCGTGAGTCGTTATGAATTTGACACTAGGGTGCGTAAATCTACGGAGTCGGTGAGTGATTTTGTCAAAGTCCTCAGGCACCTAGCAGCAAAGTGCAAATTCCACGATGACCAAAGAAATGAGCGTCTCAGAGACAGATTCATAGCGGGTATCAAAGATGATCGGATGTTGAGGACGCTATTAGGAGAGACGTTGACGGACCTTACGTTTGACAAAGCCGTACAACGTTGTGTGGCAATGGAGCAAGCCAGTAGGGATGTGGAGACGCTCAGAGGAGAGGCAGGACTCCAACCACGACCACACGAAGACACGGTCGGGATGGCTGAGGTTCATCAAATGACAACGGGATCAACCACATGTTATCGATGCGGAGGAGCACATGAAGCCAGAGAGTGTCGATTTAGAACAGCTACATGTTTTCGTTGTCAAAAACAAGGACATGTACAAAGGATGTGCAGGACCAAACCAGGTCCAAGAAAAGAAGTCCAATCTGACAAGGGACCAATTCGGAAGGAAAATAAGAAGAAACCAGCGATGAAATGCCTGGAAGCATGGGAGAAGGAGGAACATAGTGAGAGTGACAGTGacttgtacaacttgttcAGTCTTGGCAGAAACCACGCCATGGAGGTACAGGTGCAAATTGAACGGAAACCCATTGTCATGGAATTAGACACTGGGGCGGCCGTATCAGTCATAAGTCATGAGGAATACAAGAGGAAACTAAGACAGCAGGTCTCCATCAAAGAGACAGATCTGTTGCTGCACACGTATACTGGAGAGACCGTCAAACCAATGGGAGTGTGCACAGTGAACGTAGAACATAATCACCAGAAACAACAGTTGCCCTTGTATGTACTACCCGGAAAAGGGCCAGCTCTTTTGGGACGAGAATGGCTGAAAGCCATCCGACTGCAATGGTCACTCCTCCATCTGAACGCAACTCAAGAACTAGAAGACCTGCTAGCACGACACCCCAATGTGTTTGGATTGGGGTTGGGGCGCATGAAAGGCATCAAGGCCCGAATAGCGTTGCGGAGTGACAGCACACCACGTTTTTGGAAGGCAAGACCGGTGGCTTTCGCGAGGAAGAAAGCCGTGGAGCAAGAACTAGATAGGCTGGAGTCTGAGGACGTGATAGAACGGGTACAGCACAGCGAGTGGGCGGCGCCAATAGTTACTCCTGTCAAGAAAGGAGGCAACGTTCGGATTTGCGGCGATTTTAAAGTGACCGTTAACCCACAGCTAGAGATAGACACCTACCCACTCCCTCGAATTGAGGAGATTTATGCAGGCTTGGGAGGAGGGAAACACTTCACAGTCATCGACCTGAAGCAAGCCTACTTGCAAATGGAGCTGCAAGAAGACTCCCAGTTGGCAATGACCATCAACACCCATAGGGGCCTGTATCGGTTCAAGCGCCTACCGTTCGGAGTAGCTTCAGCCCCAGCAATATGGCAACGAGCGATGGAACAAGTTCTGATGGGAATACCGGGCACCAGATGCTACCTGGACGATATCATCATCACGGGCCACACCCTAGAAGACCACTTGACCAACTTGGAGATGGTTCTTCATCGGCTGGAGGAGTATGGCTTGAAGGCTAACAAAGGGAAGTGCAAGTTCTTGAGCGATTCCGTAGAATATTGTGGCCACATAATATCGGCGAAAGGTCTACACACATCGGAAAAGAAGACACGAGCCATCACTCAGATGCCAGTACCATCTAGTATTCAACAGCTGAGGTCTTTCCTTGGAATGATCCAATATTACGCCAGATTCTTGCCAAATCTGTCGACGGAGCTTGCACCTTTGCATGACCTGTTGAAAAAGGACGCCCCGTGGGAGTGGGGTGAAGACCAGGGAAAAAGCTTCACCAAGGTCAAACAGATGTTGTTGCAAGATAGGATTCTCACACATTTTGATCCTGGGTTACCAGTAACACTTGCTTGCGACAGTTCATCCTATGGACTAGGCGCAGTCCTTTCACACATGTTTCCGGACGGTAGCGAACGACCCATCGCATATGCTTCCCGTTCTCTAAGCGGGGCGGAGAAACAGTATGCGCAAATAGAGAAGGAGGCGCTCGCACTTTACTGGGGAGTAAAGAAATTCAGACTGTATCTGGAAGGGCACCGGTTTACACTAATCACCGACCACCAACCACTGAAATTTATTTTGAGCCCTGACAAGGCTATTCCAGTCACCGCTGCAGCTCGACTACAACGCTGGAGTTTGTTTCTGGGAGCATTTACATACGACATCCAGTACCGGCCAACAGGGCAACATGCCAACTGTGATGGACTATCACGACTACCTGTGGATGACGAGATTCCAGATCGAACAGATGATACAGCCATTTTTTACAATAGCATTGTGGATACCTTGCCGGTTACAGCAAAAGATATTGAAAGGGCAAGCAGACAAGACCGCCTCATATCTCAGGTCATGGAGATGGTGCAGCAAGGAGGGCAGTCACTGGATACAGAAAAGGAACTGATCCCGTTCAACAGGAGGAGAAACGAATTGATTACACATCAGGGGGTCCTGATGTGGGGATCTCGAGTGGTGGTACCAACCAAGCTTAGAGCAAGGGTGTTGGAAACCTTGCATGAGGGCCATCCCGGGATGGTGAAAATGAAGGGTTTAGCTCGGTCATTCGTGTGGTGGCCGGGCATAGATGGAGACATTGAAAGAGAGGTTCGACACTGTGTAGGATGTCAAGAGAATGCGAGGACACCTGGTAGAGGGCCGCTCCATAGATGGGAGTACCCAGCTAAACCTTGGCAGAGGCTGCACGTAGATTTTGCAGGACCCCTCGACGGACAGATGTATCTTTTGGTCATCGATGCATACAGCAAATGGCCTGAAATTTTTTCCATGAGAAGCACCGTGGCTGAGGAGACAGTGGCAACTTTGCGGACATTGTTTGCTCGGTTGGGCCTACCTGACCAAGTAATATCAGATAACGGTCCACAGTTTACATCAGAGTGTTTCAGAATGTTCATGTGCAAGAATGGTATTCGACATGTCACGGGGGCACCATATCATCCCGCGACGAATGGTCAGGCGGAGCGTTTGATGCAATCATTCAAGAGAGCCATGAAAGCAGAGAAAAGGGAGAgaacagcacaacacaaactggATAGGTTTTTGCTTTCATATCGGAACTCCCCTCAGGCCACTACGGGACAGAGTCCGGCTCAGCTTTTGTTGGGTAGAAACATCAAGTCAAGACTGGACTTGGTTAAACCAAGTGTGGAACGGGAAGtcaacagcaaactgatacAAAACGAATATCGTCCGCCAAAGGGTTTTGCCAAAGGACAAGCGATCTGGTTTAGAAATTACCATCTGGGCCCCAAGTGGCTTGTCGGAACCGTCGAGGACCAAACTGGACCGGTGTCCTACAGAGTGGCAACGCCTACCAGAACACACAGGTTACACGCGGACCAAATGAGATCAGGGCCACATCCTGAGGGAGTCCCTAGCAAGGATACAGGTTCAAAGACAGAAGAGGTAGCGTTGTCTCAGCCATTACCAGGGCGAGAGCCAGTAACTGGGCAAGAGGgggaaacacagacacaacaagaAATGGACAGCAGACAGGAAGCTCCTAACGAATGTCAGATACCAGAGCCACCCACACCAGTACCAGAAGGAGGAAATGCCACATGTACCAG AGAAAAGAGCTTTAATTATTCTGTCATTCGAACAAGGAGAGTAGTGGAACAGGCTTTTGGAAGACTCAAGGGGCGATGGCAAGTGACAGCACATAGCAACCTCAAGAATCCGGAGTTCGCGAGCCAAGTAGCTACAGTTGCTTGTGCTCTTCACAATATTTGCGAGAGGCACAACTGTCCCTTTGAAGAAGACTGGTTGCCCGAAGATGCTGCTTATAACAATGATGTTGTAGGTCCTCCTCACCACCATGTAGTTGATGATGATGCACAACGTGTCAGGGATACCCTTGCAGACTGGGTTCATGCTATCAATCCTAGACACTGA
- the LOC134182347 gene encoding uncharacterized protein K02A2.6-like: protein MLRTLLGETLTDLTFDKAVQRCVAMEQASRDVETLRGEAGLQPRPHEDTVGMAEVHQMTTGSTTCYRCGGAHEARECRFRTATCFRCQKQGHVQRMCRTKPGPRKEVQSDKGPIRKENKKKPAMKCLEAWEKEEHSESDSDLYNLFSLGRNHAMEVQVQIERKPIVMELDTGAAVSVISHEEYKRKLRQQVSIKETDLLLHTYTGETVKPMGVCTVNVEHNHQKQQLPLYVLPGKGPALLGREWLKAIRLQWSLLHLNATQELEDLLARHPNVFGLGLGRMKGIKARIALRSDSTPRFWKARPVAFARKKAVEQELDRLESEDVIERVQHSEWAAPIVTPVKKGGNVRICGDFKVTVNPQLEIDTYPLPRIEEIYAGLGGGKHFTVIDLKQAYLQMELQEDSQLAMTINTHRGLYRFKRLPFGVASAPAIWQRAMEQVLMGIPGTRCYLDDIIITGHTLEDHLTNLEMVLHRLEEYGLKANKGKCKFLSDSVEYCGHIISAKGLHTSEKKTRAITQMPVPSSIQQLRSFLGMIQYYARFLPNLSTELAPLHDLLKKDAPWEWGEDQGKSFTKVKQMLLQDRILTHFDPGLPVTLACDSSSYGLGAVLSHMFPDGSERPIAYASRSLSGAEKQYAQIEKEALALYWGVKKFRLYLEGHRFTLITDHQPLKFILSPDKAIPVTAAARLQRWSLFLGAFTYDIQYRPTGQHANCDGLSRLPVDDEIPDRTDDTAIFYNSIVDTLPVTAKDIERASRQDRLISQVMEMVQQGGQSLDTEKELIPFNRRRNELITHQGVLMWGSRVVVPTKLRARVLETLHEGHPGMVKMKGLARSFVWWPGIDGDIEREVRHCVGCQENARTPGRGPLHRWEYPAKPWQRLHVDFAGPLDGQMYLLVIDAYSKWPEIFSMRSTVAEETVATLRTLFARMVFDMSRGHHIIPRRMVRRSV, encoded by the exons ATGTTGAGGACGCTATTAGGAGAGACGTTGACGGACCTTACGTTTGACAAAGCCGTACAACGTTGTGTGGCAATGGAGCAAGCCAGTAGGGATGTGGAGACGCTCAGAGGAGAGGCAGGACTCCAACCACGACCACACGAAGACACGGTCGGGATGGCTGAGGTTCATCAAATGACAACGGGATCAACCACATGTTATCGATGCGGAGGAGCACATGAAGCCAGAGAGTGTCGATTTAGAACAGCTACATGTTTTCGTTGTCAAAAACAAGGACATGTACAAAGGATGTGCAGGACCAAACCAGGTCCAAGAAAAGAAGTCCAATCTGACAAGGGACCAATTCGGAAGGAAAATAAGAAGAAACCAGCGATGAAATGCCTGGAAGCATGGGAGAAGGAGGAACATAGTGAGAGTGACAGTGacttgtacaacttgttcAGTCTTGGCAGAAACCACGCCATGGAGGTACAGGTGCAAATTGAACGGAAACCCATTGTCATGGAATTAGACACTGGGGCGGCCGTATCAGTCATAAGTCATGAGGAATACAAGAGGAAACTAAGACAGCAGGTCTCCATCAAAGAGACAGATCTGTTGCTGCACACGTATACTGGAGAGACCGTCAAACCAATGGGAGTGTGCACAGTGAACGTAGAACATAATCACCAGAAACAACAGTTGCCCTTGTATGTACTACCCGGAAAAGGGCCAGCTCTTTTGGGACGAGAATGGCTGAAAGCCATCCGACTGCAATGGTCACTCCTCCATCTGAACGCAACTCAAGAACTAGAAGACCTGCTAGCACGACACCCCAATGTGTTTGGATTGGGGTTGGGGCGCATGAAAGGCATCAAGGCCCGAATAGCGTTGCGGAGTGACAGCACACCACGTTTTTGGAAGGCAAGACCGGTGGCTTTCGCGAGGAAGAAAGCCGTGGAGCAAGAACTAGATAGGCTGGAGTCTGAGGACGTGATAGAACGGGTACAGCACAGCGAGTGGGCGGCGCCAATAGTTACTCCTGTCAAGAAAGGAGGCAACGTTCGGATTTGCGGCGATTTTAAAGTGACCGTTAACCCACAGCTAGAGATAGACACCTACCCACTCCCTCGAATTGAGGAGATTTATGCAGGCTTGGGAGGAGGGAAACACTTCACAGTCATCGACCTGAAGCAAGCCTACTTGCAAATGGAGCTGCAAGAAGACTCCCAGTTGGCAATGACCATCAACACCCATAGGGGCCTGTATCGGTTCAAGCGCCTACCGTTCGGAGTAGCTTCAGCCCCAGCAATATGGCAACGAGCGATGGAACAAGTTCTGATGGGAATACCGGGCACCAGATGCTACCTGGACGATATCATCATCACGGGCCACACCCTAGAAGACCACTTGACCAACTTGGAGATGGTTCTTCATCGGCTGGAGGAGTATGGCTTGAAGGCTAACAAAGGGAAGTGCAAGTTCTTGAGCGATTCCGTAGAATATTGTGGCCACATAATATCGGCGAAAGGTCTACACACATCGGAAAAGAAGACACGAGCCATCACTCAGATGCCAGTACCATCTAGTATTCAACAGCTGAGGTCTTTCCTTGGAATGATCCAATATTACGCCAGATTCTTGCCAAATCTGTCGACGGAGCTTGCACCTTTGCATGACCTGTTGAAAAAGGACGCCCCGTGGGAGTGGGGTGAAGACCAGGGAAAAAGCTTCACCAAGGTCAAACAGATGTTGTTGCAAGATAGGATTCTCACACATTTTGATCCTGGGTTACCAGTAACACTTGCTTGCGACAGTTCATCCTATGGACTAGGCGCAGTCCTTTCACACATGTTTCCGGACGGTAGCGAACGACCCATCGCATATGCTTCCCGTTCTCTAAGCGGGGCGGAGAAACAGTATGCGCAAATAGAGAAGGAGGCGCTCGCACTTTACTGGGGAGTAAAGAAATTCAGACTGTATCTGGAAGGGCACCGGTTTACACTAATCACCGACCACCAACCACTGAAATTTATTTTGAGCCCTGACAAGGCTATTCCAGTCACCGCTGCAGCTCGACTACAACGCTGGAGTTTGTTTCTGGGAGCATTTACATACGACATCCAGTACCGGCCAACAGGGCAACATGCCAACTGTGATGGACTATCACGACTACCTGTGGATGACGAGATTCCAGATCGAACAGATGATACAGCCATTTTTTACAATAGCATTGTGGATACCTTGCCGGTTACAGCAAAAGATATTGAAAGGGCAAGCAGACAAGACCGCCTCATATCTCAGGTCATGGAGATGGTGCAGCAAGGAGGGCAGTCACTGGATACAGAAAAGGAACTGATCCCGTTCAACAGGAGGAGAAACGAATTGATTACACATCAGGGGGTCCTGATGTGGGGATCTCGAGTGGTGGTACCAACCAAGCTTAGAGCAAGGGTGTTGGAAACCTTGCATGAGGGCCATCCCGGGATGGTGAAAATGAAGGGTTTAGCTCGGTCATTCGTGTGGTGGCCGGGCATAGATGGAGACATTGAAAGAGAGGTTCGACACTGTGTAGGATGTCAAGAGAATGCGAGGACACCTGGTAGAGGGCCGCTCCATAGATGGGAGTACCCAGCTAAACCTTGGCAGAGGCTGCACGTAGATTTTGCAGGACCCCTCGACGGACAGATGTATCTTTTGGTCATCGATGCATACAGCAAATGGCCTGAAATTTTTTCCATGAGAAGCACCGTGGCTGAGGAGACAGTGGCAACTTTGCGGACATTGTTTGCTCG AATGGTATTCGACATGTCACGGGGGCACCATATCATCCCGCGACGAATGGTCAGGCGGAGCGTTTGA
- the LOC134182636 gene encoding uncharacterized protein K02A2.6-like has product MKAEKRERTAQHKLDRFLLSYRNSPQATTGQSPAQLLLGRNIKSRLDLVKPSVEREVNSKLIQNEYRPPKGFAKGQAIWFRNYHLGPKWLVGTVEDQTGPVSYRVATPTRTHRLHADQMRSGPHPEGVPSKDTGSKTEEVALSQPLPGREPVTGQEGETQTQQEMDSRQEAPNECQIPEPPTPVPEGGNATCTRSGRRVLPPARLAEYVTDYAK; this is encoded by the coding sequence ATGAAAGCAGAGAAAAGGGAGAgaacagcacaacacaaactggATAGGTTTTTGCTTTCATATCGGAACTCCCCTCAGGCCACTACGGGACAGAGTCCGGCTCAGCTTTTGTTGGGTAGAAACATCAAGTCAAGACTGGACTTGGTTAAACCAAGTGTGGAACGGGAAGtcaacagcaaactgatacAAAACGAATATCGTCCGCCAAAGGGTTTTGCCAAAGGACAAGCGATCTGGTTTAGAAATTACCATCTGGGCCCCAAGTGGCTTGTCGGAACCGTCGAGGACCAAACTGGACCGGTGTCCTACAGAGTGGCAACGCCTACCAGAACACACAGGTTACACGCGGACCAAATGAGATCAGGGCCACATCCTGAGGGAGTCCCTAGCAAGGATACAGGTTCAAAGACAGAAGAGGTAGCGTTGTCTCAGCCATTACCAGGGCGAGAGCCAGTAACTGGGCAAGAGGgggaaacacagacacaacaagaAATGGACAGCAGACAGGAAGCTCCTAACGAATGTCAGATACCAGAGCCACCCACACCAGTACCAGAAGGAGGAAATGCCACATGTACCAGGTCAGGGCGGAGAGTACTACCACCCGCTCGCTTGGCAGAATATGTTACGGACTATGCAAAGTGA
- the LOC134181747 gene encoding uncharacterized protein LOC134181747 — translation MSADRGKSTAAATRKQKVIWSPNAEAKLIELWADVLGKYDGKMMTKKSKEKIVTQQLNDYCDQVSLQHFSESEVRNRIDSIVKKAKGIYAQYRLPKETGRETDDADIALDEEAAKLAWPNFAVFIAHFRNHPSLGPGSVDDASLLPNLPLSQRTEEDLFVTTGVVAEEAQHPLPTRSRPTTPSSRTSTPVQPPLESSSDNDAEEEAAPKAKKKRKAPKAPRVGTAGSQLAFIQAMTEMQESSQRRQFEHDQAMQLQLQQFEERRERERERQQHDREIHLNEEEMRKKMSQESQIFQTQLMQQQQAFQAELFKRLFSDKQ, via the coding sequence ATGTCTGCGGATCGTGGAAAGTCAACAGCTGCAGCTACTAGGAAGCAGAAAGTCATTTGGTCGCCAAACGCGGAAGCAAAACTGATAGAGCTGTGGGCTGATGTACTTGGCAAATATGACGGcaaaatgatgacaaaaaAATCCAAGGAGAAGATTGTCACCCAGCAGCTGAATGATTACTGCGATCAAGTCAGTCTTCAACATTTCTCGGAGTCGGAGGTGCGCAATAGAATAGACAGCATTGTCAAGAAAGCGAAAGGGATCTATGCGCAGTATCGTCTTCCAAAAGAAACGGGGCGTGAAACAGATGATGCCGATATTGCGCTTGATGAGGAAGCTGCCAAATTAGCATGGCCTAACTTTGCTGTTTTTATTGCTCACTTTCGAAACCATCCCTCACTGGGACCTGGCTCTGTTGACGACGCTTCTTTGCTACCTAATCTACCGCTATCTCAGCGTACTGAAGAGGACTTGTTTGTAACCACAGGTGTTGTGGCAGAGGAAGCCCAACACCCACTTCCCACACGTTCCAGACCAACTACACCTAGTTCACGTACATCAACTCCCGTACAGCCACCACTAGAGTCTTCGAGCGATAATGACGCTGAAGAGGAAGCAGCACCAAAGGCAAAGAAGAAAAGGAAGGCTCCCAAGGCCCCAAGAGTTGGTACTGCGGGGTCTCAGCTAGCATTCATTCAGGCCATGACAGAAATGCAAGAATCTAGCCAAAGGCGACAGTTTGAGCATGACCAGGCTATGCAACTGCAACTGCAGCAGTTTGAagaaaggagagagagagagagagagaggcagcAGCACGACAGAGAAATTCACCTGAATGAAGAGGAAATGAGAAAAAAGATGTCTCAGGAGAGTCAAATCTTTCAAACTCAGCTtatgcagcaacagcaagcaTTTCAGGCTGAGCTCTTTAAACGCCTCTTTTCTGATAAGCAATAG